A genomic segment from Desulfonatronum lacustre DSM 10312 encodes:
- a CDS encoding monovalent cation/H+ antiporter subunit D family protein: MPEILVSAKILIPLLITLVAPLGIVLARSNPNNREAVSFAAGILTFATVLSFVPDVLDGKIWTYTLFTLIPGVTVKFGVDGLSLIFALVASFLWILATSYNIGYMRSLNEHAQTRYYFCFAVAIFGALGVAFSANIFTLYLFYEVITLFTYPLVAHHQDDTSFAGARKYLVYLMGTSKLFLLPAMIMTYVLAGSLDFNLTDVVHGIFPADANPVAVTVTYVLFIAGLAKAAIMPLHNWLPSAMVAPTPVSALLHAVAVVKAGVFCVCRIILSAFGLETMDVLYLGIPTAYLAAFTIVVASCIALTKDDLKARLAYSTVSQLSYVILGVALLTPMAVMGGTTHIAHHAFAKITLFFGAGAIYVATHVKKISLLSGMGRRMPWTFGAFSLAALSMIGAPPVCGFVTKWYLANGALDAGQIVILVALMASTVLNASYFGPIIYKAFFEAPAPGVRLEDYKEAPLTMVVPLFLTALISIFLGLYPDTFMGFIKAMAQF, encoded by the coding sequence ATGCCAGAGATATTGGTCAGCGCCAAAATCCTCATCCCCCTGCTCATCACCCTGGTCGCGCCCCTGGGCATCGTCCTGGCCCGGTCCAATCCCAACAACCGGGAAGCGGTGTCTTTTGCCGCGGGAATCCTGACCTTCGCCACGGTGCTGTCCTTTGTTCCGGACGTGCTGGACGGCAAGATCTGGACCTACACCCTGTTCACCCTGATCCCCGGGGTCACGGTCAAGTTCGGGGTGGACGGCCTGTCCCTGATTTTCGCCCTGGTGGCCTCGTTTCTGTGGATATTGGCCACCAGCTACAACATCGGGTATATGCGTTCGCTCAATGAGCACGCCCAGACCCGCTACTACTTCTGCTTCGCCGTGGCCATTTTCGGAGCCCTGGGCGTGGCCTTCAGCGCGAACATCTTCACGCTGTACTTATTCTACGAAGTCATCACCCTGTTCACGTACCCGCTGGTCGCCCACCACCAGGACGACACTTCCTTTGCCGGAGCCCGCAAGTACCTGGTCTACTTAATGGGTACATCCAAGCTGTTCCTGCTCCCGGCGATGATCATGACCTACGTCCTGGCCGGCAGCCTGGACTTCAACCTGACCGACGTGGTCCACGGCATCTTCCCCGCGGACGCCAACCCCGTCGCGGTGACCGTGACCTACGTGCTGTTCATCGCCGGGCTGGCCAAGGCCGCGATCATGCCCCTGCACAACTGGCTGCCCTCGGCCATGGTCGCGCCCACCCCGGTCTCGGCCCTGCTGCACGCAGTGGCCGTGGTCAAGGCCGGCGTGTTCTGCGTCTGCCGGATCATCCTTTCGGCCTTTGGCCTGGAAACCATGGACGTGCTCTACCTGGGCATCCCCACGGCCTATCTGGCCGCGTTCACCATCGTCGTGGCCTCGTGCATCGCCCTGACCAAGGACGACCTCAAGGCCCGGTTGGCCTATTCCACGGTCAGCCAGCTCTCCTACGTGATCCTGGGCGTGGCCCTGCTTACGCCCATGGCCGTGATGGGCGGCACCACGCACATCGCCCACCACGCCTTTGCCAAGATCACGCTGTTTTTCGGCGCCGGGGCAATTTACGTGGCCACGCACGTCAAGAAGATCAGCCTGCTCTCGGGCATGGGCCGGAGAATGCCCTGGACCTTCGGGGCCTTTTCCCTGGCCGCCCTGAGCATGATCGGCGCGCCTCCGGTCTGCGGCTTCGTGACCAAATGGTACCTGGCCAACGGAGCCCTGGACGCCGGGCAGATCGTGATCCTCGTCGCCCTGATGGCCAGCACCGTGCTCAACGCCAGCTACTTCGGCCCGATCATCTACAAGGCCTTTTTCGAGGCCCCGGCCCCGGGCGTCCGGCTGGAGGACTACAAGGAAGCCCCCCTGACCATGGTCGTGCCCCTGTTTTTGACCGCCCTGATCTCTATTTTCCTGGGCCTGTACCCGGATACCTTCATGGGCTTCATCAAAGCCATGGCCCAGTTCTAG
- a CDS encoding NADH-quinone oxidoreductase subunit D has protein sequence MTSSASPGRFHLGGDFYTNHFEKGGSPDTMILNMGPQHPATHGVLRVIFELDGEYILRTEPVLGYLHRMHEKMGEEQTYYQYMPNMGRVDYLHALAWNWAWAGAVEKLGGIEVPRRAEFIRVITCELNRISSHLLWWGAFLLDLGAFTPIMYAFDDRERILDILQRPTGSRLTYSYYRLGGVAADLDDTALGMIRDFVPHLRSRLPMYRNLVTGNMILRHRLEGVGHIPVEMCRRYGATGPTLRGSGVAYDVRKAEPYSVYPELSFNIPTDDKCDGMARYNVRMAEIEQSLDIIEQALDMLPSGEFWVKNAPKPKWKAPKGEVYFAVEGARGKIGVHLISDGSANPYRVKLRAPGFSNLSLFAEVTKGTLLADAVAILGSLDMVIPEIDR, from the coding sequence ATGACCAGTTCCGCGTCTCCAGGGCGATTCCATCTCGGCGGGGATTTTTACACCAACCATTTCGAAAAGGGCGGTTCGCCGGACACCATGATCCTGAACATGGGGCCGCAACATCCGGCTACCCACGGCGTGCTGCGAGTCATTTTCGAGTTGGACGGCGAATACATTCTGCGCACCGAGCCGGTACTGGGGTATCTGCACCGGATGCACGAGAAAATGGGCGAGGAGCAGACGTACTACCAGTACATGCCCAACATGGGCCGGGTGGACTACCTGCACGCCCTGGCCTGGAACTGGGCCTGGGCCGGAGCCGTGGAAAAGCTGGGCGGGATCGAGGTACCCCGCCGGGCCGAGTTCATCCGGGTGATCACCTGCGAGTTGAACCGGATCAGTTCCCATCTGCTCTGGTGGGGAGCCTTCCTGCTGGACCTGGGCGCGTTCACGCCGATCATGTACGCTTTTGACGATCGGGAACGTATCTTGGATATCCTGCAGCGGCCCACCGGTTCCCGGCTGACCTACAGTTATTATCGCCTCGGCGGGGTGGCCGCAGATTTGGACGACACGGCCCTGGGCATGATCCGGGACTTCGTGCCCCATCTGCGCTCCCGGCTGCCCATGTACCGCAATCTGGTCACGGGCAACATGATCCTGCGTCACCGCCTGGAGGGCGTTGGGCACATCCCCGTGGAGATGTGTCGGCGCTACGGGGCCACCGGTCCCACCCTGCGCGGCTCCGGCGTGGCCTACGACGTGCGCAAGGCCGAGCCCTACTCCGTCTATCCCGAACTGAGCTTCAACATCCCCACGGACGACAAGTGTGACGGCATGGCCCGCTACAACGTGCGCATGGCTGAAATCGAACAAAGCCTGGACATCATCGAACAGGCCCTGGACATGCTGCCTTCCGGAGAATTCTGGGTCAAGAACGCTCCCAAGCCTAAATGGAAGGCCCCAAAAGGGGAAGTATATTTCGCGGTAGAGGGAGCACGCGGCAAGATCGGCGTGCATTTGATCAGTGACGGCAGCGCCAACCCCTACCGGGTTAAGCTGCGCGCACCGGGTTTTTCCAATCTGAGCCTCTTCGCCGAAGTGACCAAAGGCACCTTGCTGGCCGACGCCGTGGCCATTCTGGGCAGCCTGGATATGGTCATTCCGGAAATCGACAGGTGA
- a CDS encoding Na(+)/H(+) antiporter subunit D, whose amino-acid sequence MTSFFHPTIAFFGLGLVLLLLARTTVTWWRWLLPLAPILAIIAVFSATPGDHLHLRYLGMDLSLGRLDGLSLLFANVFAIQALIGFIYAFHLKEIRHHVAAAVYVGGAFGCVFAGDYVTLFIFWEIMSVASTLLIWFNSKQNPRAVGAGIRYFVIHTIGGLMMLAGILLRYQVVGDFTFTGIIPADAQYYDWLIMLGFGVNAAFVIAHAWLPDAYPEATIPGAVFMSAFTTKTAVYVLARGFAGWEFLAWMGVAMALWGVFYATMENNARRILSYHIMSQVGYMVAGIGIGTAMTLNGTCAHAYAHILYKGLLFMSVGAVLYAAGTAKLNELGGLAGRLPLVMLAYVVAGLSISGMPIFNGFVSKTMTIAGAFNDHQVLLGMLMEVAAVGTFLSVGLKLPYFAFWGGKPTYDKPLKPIPVNMYIAMGAAAFLCIAQGLYPDLLYRFLPYPGAYDFQPWSSWKVLMTLMLLGFTGLGFMVMRGVLKPHAQRNLDFETLYIYLGRAFLALVSWPLAKIDAIWSEVYERVGLVGLLFLGKITSWFDKMGIDFVLDNSAIGAREAGGILTTAQTGRLQDYLALAIALAAGIGLLVWYLA is encoded by the coding sequence ATGACTAGTTTTTTCCACCCGACCATCGCCTTCTTCGGCCTGGGACTGGTTCTCCTGCTCCTGGCCCGGACAACCGTGACCTGGTGGCGCTGGCTGCTGCCTTTAGCCCCGATCCTGGCCATCATCGCCGTGTTCTCGGCCACGCCGGGCGATCATCTCCATCTGCGCTACCTGGGCATGGACCTCTCTCTGGGACGACTGGACGGCTTGTCTCTCCTTTTTGCCAACGTCTTCGCCATTCAGGCCCTGATCGGCTTCATCTACGCCTTTCACCTCAAGGAGATCCGCCACCACGTGGCCGCGGCGGTCTATGTGGGCGGGGCCTTTGGCTGCGTCTTTGCCGGGGACTACGTGACGCTGTTCATCTTCTGGGAAATCATGAGCGTGGCCTCGACTCTGCTGATCTGGTTCAATTCCAAGCAGAACCCTCGGGCCGTGGGCGCGGGCATCCGCTACTTCGTGATCCACACCATCGGCGGGCTGATGATGCTGGCCGGGATCCTCTTGCGCTACCAGGTGGTGGGCGACTTCACCTTCACCGGGATCATCCCGGCCGACGCCCAGTACTACGACTGGTTGATCATGCTCGGCTTCGGGGTCAACGCGGCCTTTGTCATCGCCCACGCCTGGCTGCCCGACGCCTATCCCGAGGCGACCATCCCCGGCGCGGTGTTCATGAGCGCCTTCACCACCAAGACCGCGGTCTACGTCCTGGCCCGGGGCTTCGCCGGCTGGGAATTTCTGGCCTGGATGGGCGTGGCCATGGCCCTGTGGGGCGTCTTCTACGCGACAATGGAAAACAACGCCCGGCGTATTCTCTCCTACCACATCATGTCCCAGGTGGGGTATATGGTCGCGGGCATCGGCATCGGCACGGCCATGACGCTCAACGGCACCTGCGCCCACGCCTACGCCCACATCCTCTATAAGGGCCTGCTGTTCATGAGCGTTGGCGCGGTGCTCTATGCCGCCGGAACGGCCAAGCTCAACGAGCTGGGCGGCTTGGCCGGGCGCCTGCCCCTGGTCATGTTGGCCTACGTGGTCGCGGGCCTGTCCATCTCCGGGATGCCCATCTTCAACGGCTTTGTCTCCAAGACCATGACCATCGCCGGGGCCTTCAACGACCACCAGGTGCTCCTGGGCATGCTCATGGAAGTGGCCGCGGTGGGCACGTTTCTTTCCGTGGGCCTGAAGCTGCCCTACTTCGCCTTCTGGGGCGGCAAGCCGACCTACGACAAGCCGCTCAAGCCCATTCCGGTGAACATGTACATTGCCATGGGCGCGGCGGCCTTTTTGTGCATCGCCCAGGGCCTGTACCCGGATCTGCTGTACCGCTTCCTGCCCTATCCCGGCGCGTACGACTTCCAACCCTGGTCGTCCTGGAAAGTCCTGATGACCCTGATGCTGCTGGGCTTCACCGGCCTGGGCTTTATGGTCATGCGCGGGGTGCTCAAGCCCCATGCCCAGCGCAACCTGGACTTCGAGACCCTGTACATCTACCTGGGCCGCGCCTTCCTGGCCCTGGTCAGTTGGCCCCTGGCCAAGATCGACGCCATCTGGAGCGAAGTCTACGAGCGCGTGGGACTGGTCGGCCTGCTGTTCCTGGGTAAGATCACTTCCTGGTTCGACAAGATGGGCATCGACTTCGTCCTGGACAACTCCGCGATCGGAGCACGAGAAGCCGGCGGCATCCTGACCACGGCCCAGACAGGTCGCCTCCAGGACTACTTGGCCCTGGCCATCGCCCTGGCCGCGGGCATCGGCCTGCTGGTCTGGTACCTAGCCTAA
- a CDS encoding NADH-quinone oxidoreductase subunit A, which yields MVFTWFHLALIVFLLAGVLFAAGPLLISRLIAPRFKGGDLTLPYECGITPQGSAWTRFGVNYYFYALIFLAFEVDILYLFPVAAYYPHSEGFLPLIKLFIFLFILGISIIYFWRKGVFSWPRRISL from the coding sequence ATGGTGTTCACTTGGTTTCACTTGGCTTTGATCGTTTTTCTCTTGGCGGGCGTTCTGTTCGCCGCTGGACCGTTGCTCATTTCTCGCTTGATCGCTCCCCGTTTCAAAGGCGGGGACCTCACCCTGCCCTATGAGTGCGGAATCACTCCGCAGGGCAGCGCCTGGACCCGCTTCGGGGTTAATTATTACTTTTACGCCTTGATCTTTCTCGCCTTCGAGGTGGACATCCTCTATTTGTTTCCGGTGGCCGCCTATTATCCGCATTCCGAGGGCTTTCTGCCCTTGATCAAACTGTTCATTTTTCTCTTTATTCTGGGTATCTCCATCATCTATTTCTGGCGAAAAGGAGTGTTCTCATGGCCGAGACGGATTTCTCTCTAA
- the nuoK gene encoding NADH-quinone oxidoreductase subunit NuoK, producing the protein MTALSMFQLVSLLLLALGLFGVIWRRSLVGMLISVELMLNGAGLSIVASGQLTDASGTVGHAAALFVMGLAAAEAALVLAIIIVVAKRYGHIESARLRTLRG; encoded by the coding sequence ATGACCGCGCTTTCCATGTTTCAACTGGTCAGCCTGCTCTTGCTGGCCCTGGGCCTGTTCGGGGTGATCTGGCGGCGCAGCCTGGTGGGCATGCTCATCAGCGTGGAGCTGATGCTCAACGGAGCGGGCCTGAGCATCGTGGCCTCGGGCCAGCTCACCGACGCCTCGGGAACCGTGGGGCATGCCGCGGCCCTGTTCGTGATGGGTCTGGCCGCGGCCGAGGCGGCCCTGGTTCTGGCGATCATCATTGTCGTGGCCAAACGCTACGGCCACATTGAAAGCGCGCGCCTGCGCACCCTGCGAGGCTAA
- a CDS encoding NADH-quinone oxidoreductase subunit B — protein MAETDFSLKRADLDQDQAPIRIAPLEKIFDVCRSMSLWPMTFGLACCAIEMMAVGMARFDIARYGAEVFRPSPRQSDLMIVAGTVTKKMAPAVVRLYEQMPGPKWVMALGNCSISGGPFNYKGQYNVVEGVDRIIPVDVYVPGCPPRPEALLEGLFLIQEKITGKRWWPVAQPVGAAVAEAVAEEGAR, from the coding sequence ATGGCCGAGACGGATTTCTCTCTAAAGCGGGCCGATCTGGACCAGGATCAAGCGCCGATCCGGATCGCCCCCCTGGAAAAGATTTTCGATGTCTGCCGGTCCATGTCGCTCTGGCCGATGACCTTCGGGCTGGCCTGTTGCGCCATTGAGATGATGGCCGTGGGCATGGCCCGGTTCGACATCGCCCGCTACGGCGCGGAAGTGTTCCGCCCCTCCCCGAGGCAGTCCGACCTGATGATCGTGGCCGGAACGGTGACCAAAAAAATGGCCCCCGCCGTGGTCCGGTTGTACGAACAGATGCCCGGACCAAAATGGGTCATGGCCCTTGGGAACTGCTCCATTTCCGGCGGGCCGTTCAACTACAAAGGCCAATATAACGTCGTCGAAGGGGTCGATCGGATCATCCCGGTGGACGTCTACGTTCCGGGATGCCCGCCTCGCCCCGAGGCCTTGCTGGAAGGGTTGTTCCTGATTCAGGAAAAAATCACCGGCAAGCGCTGGTGGCCGGTGGCCCAGCCCGTTGGCGCAGCCGTGGCTGAAGCCGTAGCCGAGGAAGGTGCCCGATGA
- a CDS encoding 4Fe-4S binding protein produces the protein MTMIREFGKALQGLWSLAIGLGVTFRAFVRPQVTVHYPRATVDDANLRTFHGHVELVGKDDQSAVPRCISCGMCAMNCPSACLTVVKQKPPKPTPEQKTAMEEAEARGEKVKKPAAPKDPARFSYDFSLCSLCGTCVESCPADSLRFSNEIYQAGFDRKDFHFDLLARLRGQAESRSGRTPNPDPSSNPKTDKGGK, from the coding sequence ATGACCATGATTCGAGAATTTGGAAAGGCCCTGCAAGGGCTGTGGAGCCTGGCGATCGGTTTGGGCGTTACCTTCCGGGCCTTTGTCCGGCCACAGGTGACGGTGCATTATCCTCGGGCCACCGTGGACGACGCCAACCTGCGGACCTTTCACGGCCACGTCGAACTGGTCGGCAAGGACGACCAGTCGGCTGTTCCCCGGTGTATTTCCTGCGGCATGTGCGCCATGAACTGCCCCAGCGCCTGTTTAACGGTGGTCAAGCAGAAGCCCCCCAAGCCCACGCCGGAACAAAAAACGGCCATGGAAGAGGCAGAGGCCCGGGGCGAAAAGGTCAAAAAGCCCGCCGCTCCAAAAGACCCGGCACGGTTCAGCTACGACTTTTCCTTGTGCAGCCTGTGCGGCACCTGCGTGGAGAGCTGCCCGGCGGATTCGTTGCGTTTTTCCAACGAAATTTATCAGGCCGGCTTTGATCGCAAGGATTTTCACTTCGACCTGCTGGCCCGATTGCGCGGGCAGGCCGAGAGTCGGTCCGGGAGAACGCCCAACCCAGACCCCAGCTCAAACCCCAAAACAGACAAAGGGGGGAAGTAA
- a CDS encoding NADH-quinone oxidoreductase subunit J family protein: MEALAYVAFGVYVLIILFGGLLAVFSRNLVRALVGLVLTLFGVAGCYLLMAAPFMALMQILIYVAAVSIMIFFAIMLTKPPVGGEEQSGRPWWVGAGCIVAALAPTMLIARVLRWQPLASHEHPTEIVLMDLGRTFIEPYFLAFELISVVLTVAMAGAVLLAFERRQGQ; this comes from the coding sequence ATGGAAGCCCTCGCTTACGTCGCTTTCGGCGTTTACGTGCTGATCATTTTGTTCGGCGGCTTGCTGGCGGTGTTCAGCCGCAACCTGGTCCGGGCTCTCGTCGGCCTGGTGCTGACGCTGTTCGGGGTGGCGGGCTGCTACCTGCTGATGGCCGCTCCGTTCATGGCCCTGATGCAGATCCTGATCTACGTGGCCGCGGTGAGCATCATGATTTTTTTCGCGATCATGCTCACCAAGCCGCCGGTGGGCGGGGAAGAACAGTCGGGTCGGCCCTGGTGGGTAGGTGCGGGGTGCATTGTCGCGGCCCTGGCCCCGACCATGCTCATCGCCCGGGTGCTGCGCTGGCAGCCTCTGGCTTCCCATGAACATCCCACGGAGATCGTGCTCATGGACCTGGGCCGGACGTTCATCGAGCCGTATTTCCTGGCCTTTGAGCTGATTTCCGTGGTCCTGACCGTAGCCATGGCCGGAGCGGTGCTCCTGGCCTTTGAAAGGAGACAAGGCCAATGA
- a CDS encoding NADH-quinone oxidoreductase subunit C, which translates to MIPDALRDVPALRREECSPDVSGLVLAAYLAPEQLRPAAARLLEQAYFLEDVSVVEVSEGFLGVYHFDHFDTPGRIALRVLVSKDVPELPTISDIYHGASWHERECRDFFGVIFAGHENMTPLLLAAEDAEFHPLRKTDKALKSLTDLLPDGEGGPQAGDAAAFLVAPEESEAQSTPSDAMGSSDGHESDEASAT; encoded by the coding sequence ATGATCCCCGATGCGTTGCGCGACGTTCCCGCCTTGCGCCGTGAAGAATGCTCCCCGGACGTGTCCGGGTTGGTGCTTGCCGCGTACTTGGCTCCGGAACAGCTTCGACCGGCCGCGGCCAGGCTTCTCGAGCAGGCCTACTTTCTGGAGGACGTCTCCGTGGTGGAGGTTTCGGAAGGGTTTCTCGGCGTGTACCATTTTGACCATTTCGACACACCGGGCAGAATCGCCCTCCGGGTGCTGGTTTCCAAGGATGTTCCAGAACTGCCGACGATCTCGGACATCTATCACGGAGCTTCCTGGCATGAACGGGAATGCCGGGATTTTTTCGGCGTGATCTTTGCCGGACACGAGAATATGACGCCCCTCCTGCTCGCCGCCGAGGACGCGGAGTTTCACCCACTGCGAAAAACCGACAAGGCCCTCAAGAGCTTGACGGACTTGCTCCCCGACGGGGAAGGAGGTCCGCAAGCCGGGGATGCGGCCGCGTTTCTCGTGGCTCCGGAAGAGAGCGAGGCCCAAAGTACGCCCTCCGACGCAATGGGATCGTCCGATGGCCACGAGAGCGACGAGGCTTCCGCGACCTGA
- a CDS encoding LptF/LptG family permease, translated as MTSRNIKLPPPASPAVPVLTDILRRLTRYRLNTLQRYLLVQNLFLIGLCLGVGICIYLLQDLVENLDIFVQAGVGVGTMVGFFLAKLPLILSQILPAAFLVSLIVQIGLLVRHRELLALQSGGVSYTALIRFYAAYGLIWCLAQLFLAQALGVAGQRTMDRIWREEVRKEEAGQVELRDIWFVSGAYVVSIDGAYPEQRRGRDITVYVYGEGNTLQRIIVASRFDILDTGWELHEPRIYETLSFEVREEASLSLNISQDLEVFGVLQTRFEAAALSLFELGRIISYLEGTGSNVERLHTAWHMKWSYAFSLLMMALIALALYTIFDSVYLNIALGLAIVFVYYVLFVLGVSLGERGFISPFLGAWLGNLLFGFLAGGRLLWYVLPDNPFDMLRGR; from the coding sequence ATGACTTCTCGGAACATCAAGCTCCCGCCTCCGGCTTCACCTGCCGTCCCGGTTTTGACCGACATCCTGCGTCGCCTGACCCGGTACCGATTAAACACGCTTCAGCGTTATCTGCTTGTTCAGAACCTGTTTCTGATCGGGTTGTGCCTCGGGGTCGGGATCTGCATCTATCTGCTTCAAGACTTGGTGGAGAACCTGGACATCTTTGTCCAGGCCGGCGTGGGCGTGGGCACCATGGTCGGTTTTTTCCTGGCCAAATTGCCGTTGATTCTTTCGCAAATTCTTCCGGCGGCGTTCCTGGTATCCCTGATCGTCCAAATCGGGCTGCTGGTCCGTCACCGGGAATTGCTCGCCCTCCAGTCCGGCGGGGTTTCTTATACCGCATTGATCCGATTTTACGCCGCGTACGGCTTGATTTGGTGTTTGGCGCAGCTTTTCCTGGCCCAGGCCCTGGGCGTGGCGGGCCAGCGGACCATGGACCGAATCTGGCGGGAAGAGGTGCGCAAGGAAGAGGCGGGCCAGGTGGAGCTGCGCGACATCTGGTTTGTCAGCGGAGCCTATGTGGTCAGCATCGACGGGGCGTATCCGGAGCAACGCCGGGGCCGTGACATCACCGTTTACGTCTACGGCGAAGGCAATACGCTGCAACGGATCATCGTCGCGAGTCGATTCGACATTCTGGATACGGGCTGGGAGCTGCACGAACCTCGGATCTACGAGACGCTTTCCTTCGAGGTCAGGGAAGAAGCTTCCTTGAGTCTGAATATTTCCCAAGATCTGGAGGTCTTCGGCGTCCTGCAAACCCGGTTCGAGGCCGCCGCGCTTTCGCTGTTCGAGCTGGGTCGGATCATCTCCTACCTGGAGGGAACCGGTTCCAACGTGGAACGGTTGCACACCGCTTGGCATATGAAATGGTCCTATGCCTTCTCCCTGCTGATGATGGCTCTCATCGCCCTGGCGCTGTACACCATTTTCGACAGCGTCTACCTGAACATCGCCCTGGGGCTGGCCATTGTTTTCGTGTATTATGTGCTCTTCGTACTCGGGGTCTCCCTGGGGGAACGCGGTTTTATCTCTCCCTTTCTTGGCGCATGGCTGGGCAATCTCCTTTTTGGTTTTCTGGCAGGAGGACGTCTGCTCTGGTACGTGTTGCCCGACAATCCTTTCGACATGTTGCGAGGCCGTTAG
- the nuoH gene encoding NADH-quinone oxidoreductase subunit NuoH, with protein MTPPFGMPLELFTIFLALALLAGFVGLNGLVLVYLERKVAGHIQRRPGPFEVGPHGLLQPLADAVKLVGKQLITPRCADKWLFWTAPIISFAPVFVLFLPIPFGPMLTAMELDLGLLLILAFAGINVLALCLAGWSSENKWSLLGAARAVAQSVAYEIPLLLAVLAIAFQYGSLNLSTIVSGQGAWPWQWNVMVQPVAFFIYFVCALAETNRAPFDLPEAESELTAGFHTEYSGMGFGIFFLAEYANMIVVCSVATVLFLGGWNGPAAPGVWWFLAKVYLLLLVMMWFRWTYPRVRFDQLLNLSWKWLLPLALINLLVTLVLVKL; from the coding sequence ATGACTCCTCCTTTCGGCATGCCTCTTGAACTGTTCACCATTTTCTTGGCCTTGGCCCTGCTGGCCGGGTTCGTGGGCCTCAACGGCCTGGTCCTGGTCTATCTGGAACGGAAAGTCGCCGGGCACATCCAACGCCGTCCCGGGCCCTTCGAGGTCGGTCCCCACGGACTGCTCCAGCCCCTGGCCGACGCCGTGAAGCTGGTGGGCAAGCAGTTGATCACTCCCCGTTGTGCAGACAAATGGCTGTTCTGGACCGCGCCGATCATCTCCTTTGCCCCGGTCTTCGTTCTGTTCCTGCCCATTCCCTTCGGCCCGATGCTTACGGCCATGGAACTGGACCTGGGGCTGCTGCTGATCCTGGCCTTCGCGGGAATCAACGTCCTGGCCCTGTGCCTGGCCGGGTGGAGTTCGGAGAATAAATGGTCGCTCTTGGGCGCGGCCCGGGCCGTGGCCCAGTCCGTGGCCTACGAGATCCCGCTGCTGCTGGCCGTACTGGCCATCGCCTTCCAGTACGGCTCGTTGAATCTGTCGACCATTGTCTCCGGGCAGGGCGCCTGGCCCTGGCAGTGGAACGTCATGGTCCAGCCGGTGGCCTTTTTCATCTACTTTGTCTGTGCCCTGGCCGAGACCAACCGGGCTCCTTTCGACCTGCCCGAAGCGGAAAGCGAGCTGACCGCCGGATTTCACACCGAATACTCTGGCATGGGCTTCGGGATCTTCTTCCTGGCCGAGTACGCGAATATGATCGTGGTCTGCTCCGTGGCCACGGTCTTGTTCCTGGGCGGCTGGAACGGCCCCGCAGCCCCGGGCGTCTGGTGGTTTTTGGCCAAGGTCTACCTGCTGCTGCTGGTGATGATGTGGTTTCGCTGGACCTACCCCCGGGTGCGCTTCGACCAGCTCCTGAACCTGAGCTGGAAGTGGCTCCTGCCCCTGGCCCTTATCAACCTGCTCGTGACCCTCGTGCTGGTCAAGCTGTGA
- a CDS encoding phosphatase PAP2 family protein, producing MANTREAASKRPKLWDHLRSSPLWWWIGASTLIGGLLTIPLFRGDLAVTAWGMELSRESILLQWWNDAAARSLFEGEPPGAQDLTYATLILVLAAYFCALTPFWGPKASGIRLFAGYYLACMLLFLVANRGLKTFFGRARPLDVLRGDQDYSSTWLIGPYGFSEAVSKGSFTSGHTTTAMFLLPLVFLLAHSSRRYLTWPVFALAVSWGALIGTGRVFRGSHYPGDVLWAMIVCLWICAFAAYRLFGLDRRGQSPTMPSCWELRLTTWSALTLFALFAAVIGIKQMVFEPAWYWPLVTVLSTLLAWTGSIKTACLTRC from the coding sequence ATGGCCAATACCCGAGAGGCCGCTTCGAAGCGGCCTAAGCTTTGGGACCATCTCAGGTCCTCACCACTCTGGTGGTGGATCGGGGCAAGCACGTTGATCGGGGGCCTGCTCACCATCCCTCTTTTTCGAGGAGATCTGGCCGTGACGGCCTGGGGCATGGAGCTGTCCCGTGAATCCATTTTGCTGCAATGGTGGAACGACGCTGCCGCGCGATCTCTGTTTGAGGGAGAACCGCCGGGCGCTCAGGACCTGACCTATGCGACGCTTATTCTGGTCTTGGCCGCCTATTTTTGCGCCTTGACGCCGTTCTGGGGGCCAAAAGCATCCGGCATCCGGCTCTTCGCCGGATATTATTTGGCGTGCATGCTGCTCTTTCTCGTGGCCAATCGCGGTCTGAAGACCTTTTTCGGACGGGCCCGCCCCCTGGACGTGCTCCGCGGAGACCAGGACTATTCCTCGACCTGGCTGATCGGGCCCTACGGTTTTTCCGAAGCGGTGAGCAAGGGCAGCTTTACTTCCGGACACACCACCACCGCGATGTTTCTGTTGCCGCTGGTCTTCCTGCTTGCGCATTCTTCGCGACGTTATCTGACTTGGCCGGTTTTCGCGCTAGCCGTTTCCTGGGGGGCTCTGATCGGAACGGGCCGGGTGTTCAGAGGCTCGCATTATCCCGGCGACGTGCTCTGGGCCATGATCGTCTGCCTCTGGATCTGCGCCTTTGCGGCGTACCGCCTCTTCGGCCTGGATCGCCGCGGACAATCCCCGACCATGCCCTCTTGCTGGGAGCTACGGCTGACGACTTGGTCCGCCTTGACCCTCTTCGCCTTGTTTGCGGCAGTGATTGGAATCAAACAGATGGTTTTCGAACCCGCGTGGTATTGGCCTCTAGTGACGGTTTTAAGCACTTTGCTCGCCTGGACAGGTTCAATCAAAACGGCCTGCCTCACGCGATGCTGA